In Streptomyces camelliae, the sequence CCTCCTGCCGGAAACGGGCCCGGAACTCCTCCTGCGCGGCCAGTTCCGCACGGACGAGTTTCACGGCGACGGTACGGCCCCGGTCCGACCGGGCGAGATACACGTGCCCCATCCCGCCGGCCCCGAGCCGCGCCAGCAGCCGATAGCCCCCAATGTGCTGCGGATCCCCCGCCCCCAGCTTTTCCATGGCCACCCCGCCTCCCCCCGACACGCACCACGACGCGCACGCATACGTGTGCGACCGGACCGAGGATAATCCGGCTCTACGAGGAGTCGCCCGGCCCCCGGTCTACGGTTCCACAACAGGCTTGCCGAGCCGGTCCAGGACCTCCGAGAGCCGCTCCAGCAGCCGTACCGCCTCGGCGAGCTCGGTCTCGCCCATCGCCGCCGCCAGCCGCCCGGCGAAGGCCGCGTGCCCCGGGCCGATGCGCGCCACGGCCGCCCGCCCCTCCTCGGTCGGCGCGAGGAGCTTCGCACGCCGGTGGGCCGGGTTCGGCCGGTACTCGGCGAGCCCCCGCTCCACCAGCAGGTCGGCGATGCGCTGCACGCTCTGCCGCGTGATGCCCATGGCCCGCGCGACCCCGGCGACCGGCAGCGGCTCCCCGAGCACCGCCCCCAGCACCTGCCACCAGGCGGCGGTCAGACCGGCCGGCCGTGCCAGCTCCTCGGCGACGGCGAGGAACTGGCCGTTCAGCCGGAAGGTGCCGACGGCACCGCGGCTGAGGAGGTCCTGGTGTTTCCGGCTCACCGGCCACCGGCCTGCTGCAGCACGACGTACGCCTCCGCGTCGGAGTCGTGGTACAGCCGGTACCAGGCGTCCAGCACCTCACCCTCGTACACCCCGAGGAGCCGGAGGACCTCCCGGGCGAAGGCGACCGGCTCGGTGGGCCCGGCGGTGACCAGGCCGCCGTCGGTCACGGCGTCCGCCTCCACGTAGCGGTCGCCCCCGGCGTAACCGGGGGCCTGCGCCAGGTAGAAGGGGGAGGCGCTGGTGTGGGCGCGGTCGTCGAGGAGCCCCTCGCGGGCGAGGCCGGCGGTCGCCCCGCAGATCGCGGCCACCGGCACACCCGCGTCGAGGAAGGCGCGCGCCGCGCGGGCGAAGGGGGCGAGGCCGTCGCCGGCGGACCAGAGGTCGGCGCCCGGCAGGATCAGCAGGGAGCTGTCCTCGGGGCGCAGCTCGTCCAGCGCGAGGTCCGGCAGGATCCGCAGCCCGCCGATGCTCGTCACCGGCTCCCGGCCGGGCCCCACCGTCACCACCTCGTACCCGGCACGGGCCAGATAGGCGGCCGTATGCCCCGTCTCCCAGTCGGCGAGGCTGTCGTAGACCGCGAGATGCACCCGTCGGTCAGCCGGTCCGGTCATGGCATTCATGACAGCATGCTGCCACTTCGACAGCATGCTGTCGATAGACATTCTGTCGTGGAAACCCCCCTCCCACGGAACAGGACGCCGATGTCGCTTCCGCATCGCGGACATTTACGCTCGTCCGCATGACCCCTCAGCCCAACCCCGAAACCGGCGCCGCGGTCAAGGCCGCGGACCGCGCGCACGTCTTTCACTCCTGGTCGGCCCAGGACCTCATCGACCCGCTCGCCGTCGCCGGCGCCGAGGGGTCGTACTTCTGGGACTACGACGGCAAGCGGTACCTGGACTTCACCAGCGGGCTCGTCTTCACCAACATCGGCTACCAGCACCCCAAGGTCGTCGCGGCGATCCAGGAGCAGGCGGCACGGATGACCACCTTCGCGCCCGCCTTCGCGGTCGAGGCGCGCTCGGAGGCGGCCCGGCTGATCGCCGAGCGGACCCCGGGCGACCTGGACAAGATCTTCTTCACCAACGCCGGCGCGGACGCCGTCGAGCACGCGGTGCGCATGGCGCGGCTGCACACGGGACGCCCGAAGGTGCTCTCGGCGTACCGCTCGTACCACGGCGGCACCCAGCAGGCGGTCAACCTCACCGGCGACCCGCGCCGCTGGGCGAGCGACAGCGCCACGAACGGCGTCGTCCACTTCTGGGCGCCGTTCCTCTACCGCTCCCGCTTCTACGCCGAGACCGAGGAGCAGGAGACCGCGCGGGCGCTGGAGCACCTGGAGACGACGATCGCCTTCGAGGGGCCGGGGACGGTTGCCGCGATCATCCTGGAGACCATCCCGGGCACGGCCGGGATCATGGTCCCGCCGCCCGGCTATCTGGCCGGGGTCCGCGAGATCTGCGACCGCCACGGCATCGTCTTCATCCTGGACGAGGTCATGGCCGGCTTCGGGCGCACGGGCGAGTGGTTCGCCGCCGACCTCTTCGGTGTCGTACCCGACCTGATGACCTTCGCCAAGGGCGTGAACTCGGGTTACGTGCCCCTCGGCGGTGTCGCGATCTCACAGAAGATCGCCGAGACCTTCGGCAAGCGGCCGTACCCCGGCGGTCTGACCTACTCCGGGCACCCGCTGGCCTGCGCCGCCGCCGTCGCCACGATCAACGTGATGGCGGAGGAGGGCGTGGTCGAGAACGCCAAGAGCCTGGGCGCCGATCTCCTCGGTCCCGCCCTCGCCGCCCTGGCCGAGCGCCACCCGAGCGTCGGCGAGGTCCGCGGCACCGGCATGTTCTGGGCGCTGGAGCTCGTGAAGAACCGCGAGACCCGCGAGCCGCTCGTGCCGTACAACGCGGCCGGCGAGGCCAATGCCCCCATGGCCGCCTTCACGGCCGCCGCCAAGCAGCACGGCCTGTGGCCCTTCGTGAACATGAACCGCACCCATGTGGTCCCGCCCTGCAATGTCACCGAGGCCGAGCTGAAGGAGGGCCTCGCCGCCCTCGACGCGGCGCTGAGCGTCGCCGACGCATACACGGAGTGACCGGCTGCCGCCGGGCTTGTTCGAACGCGTAAGGTGACGTGCTCGTAAGAAATCTCGTAGGAGACAACGAGTACGTCATCTACGCGCGAGGAGAGACCCGACCATGCCCGGCAACGGCGCCGTCACGCGCAGTACCCTGCGCCAGCAGATCGCGGACGCGCTCCGCGACGAGGTGCTGGCGGGGCGGCTGCGACCGGGCCGGGCGTTCACGGTCAAGGAGATCGCCGACCAGTACGGGGTCTCCGCCACCCCCGTCCGCGAGGCGCTGGTCGACCTGTCCGCGCAGGGCATCCTGGAGGCCGACCAGCACCGCGGCTTCCGTGTGCCGGAGTACTCGCTCACCGACTACCGGAACATGATCGAGGCCCGCAGCCTGGTCACCAACGGCATGTTCCAGGCCCTGTCCACCGAGCACCCCGCCTTCCGCACCCCGCCGGAGGACCCCCGCTCGGCCTCCGCGCTCGCCACCGTCCGGCGCCGGGGCGAGGAGGCCCAGCGTGCGGCGGCCGCCGGTGACCTGACCAT encodes:
- a CDS encoding MarR family winged helix-turn-helix transcriptional regulator, which gives rise to MSRKHQDLLSRGAVGTFRLNGQFLAVAEELARPAGLTAAWWQVLGAVLGEPLPVAGVARAMGITRQSVQRIADLLVERGLAEYRPNPAHRRAKLLAPTEEGRAAVARIGPGHAAFAGRLAAAMGETELAEAVRLLERLSEVLDRLGKPVVEP
- a CDS encoding type 1 glutamine amidotransferase family protein, which produces MTGPADRRVHLAVYDSLADWETGHTAAYLARAGYEVVTVGPGREPVTSIGGLRILPDLALDELRPEDSSLLILPGADLWSAGDGLAPFARAARAFLDAGVPVAAICGATAGLAREGLLDDRAHTSASPFYLAQAPGYAGGDRYVEADAVTDGGLVTAGPTEPVAFAREVLRLLGVYEGEVLDAWYRLYHDSDAEAYVVLQQAGGR
- a CDS encoding aspartate aminotransferase family protein is translated as MTPQPNPETGAAVKAADRAHVFHSWSAQDLIDPLAVAGAEGSYFWDYDGKRYLDFTSGLVFTNIGYQHPKVVAAIQEQAARMTTFAPAFAVEARSEAARLIAERTPGDLDKIFFTNAGADAVEHAVRMARLHTGRPKVLSAYRSYHGGTQQAVNLTGDPRRWASDSATNGVVHFWAPFLYRSRFYAETEEQETARALEHLETTIAFEGPGTVAAIILETIPGTAGIMVPPPGYLAGVREICDRHGIVFILDEVMAGFGRTGEWFAADLFGVVPDLMTFAKGVNSGYVPLGGVAISQKIAETFGKRPYPGGLTYSGHPLACAAAVATINVMAEEGVVENAKSLGADLLGPALAALAERHPSVGEVRGTGMFWALELVKNRETREPLVPYNAAGEANAPMAAFTAAAKQHGLWPFVNMNRTHVVPPCNVTEAELKEGLAALDAALSVADAYTE
- a CDS encoding GntR family transcriptional regulator, with amino-acid sequence MPGNGAVTRSTLRQQIADALRDEVLAGRLRPGRAFTVKEIADQYGVSATPVREALVDLSAQGILEADQHRGFRVPEYSLTDYRNMIEARSLVTNGMFQALSTEHPAFRTPPEDPRSASALATVRRRGEEAQRAAAAGDLTILIGYDLRFWRELSALFGNPYLGDFLHRLRVQSWVCAVQHLLRLPDLRGRLWAGHTDLVDALDRRETEAAREIVAAANAHSLALLEHLTNG